In uncultured Ilyobacter sp., a genomic segment contains:
- a CDS encoding iron-containing alcohol dehydrogenase: MQHRFFMAPMSLMGAGCLKQAGKEIKKLHLKKAIVVTCKSILESEIITQLKEMLDENEIDYVIYDKTKARPDMSDVLTGVDMLKKENCDFIISFGGNSTRNCAKGMSLMIRCKDGVCKSDESLPLVAINVTSFMTGEVPIFTQKNKGGEEKILIDRSTTPIITVTDSDLLKGISNKIMGAIGIDALRHAVEAYLSDASTPMTDACAFQAIKILFSNLENIIDKDSIDDDVREQITYGNYMAGISYNNTVLGHIYSMEEKNYHEENIQQEKNRVFISEAQGFSSDKIFKKMMEVAFAMGSDIKEIDEDTAMSFVMDEIKKLSDKVGIPCGMSKDERVIFGKGRL; encoded by the coding sequence ATGCAGCATAGATTTTTTATGGCACCTATGAGTCTAATGGGTGCAGGATGTCTGAAACAAGCAGGTAAGGAGATAAAAAAACTCCACCTGAAAAAGGCTATAGTTGTTACTTGCAAGTCTATATTGGAAAGTGAAATTATTACTCAGTTGAAAGAGATGCTAGATGAAAATGAGATAGACTATGTGATTTATGATAAAACCAAGGCCCGACCTGATATGAGTGATGTTCTCACAGGGGTGGATATGCTAAAAAAAGAAAACTGTGATTTCATAATCTCCTTTGGAGGAAACTCCACAAGAAACTGTGCTAAGGGAATGTCTCTTATGATCCGTTGCAAGGACGGGGTATGCAAGAGTGACGAGAGTCTTCCCCTAGTGGCTATAAATGTAACCTCCTTTATGACTGGTGAGGTCCCTATATTTACCCAAAAAAATAAGGGGGGAGAGGAAAAAATCCTAATAGACAGAAGCACTACTCCTATTATAACAGTGACAGATTCTGATCTATTAAAGGGGATTTCCAACAAGATAATGGGGGCAATAGGTATAGATGCATTAAGGCATGCAGTAGAGGCCTATCTTTCTGATGCTTCCACGCCTATGACTGATGCCTGTGCCTTTCAGGCCATAAAAATATTATTTTCCAATCTCGAGAATATAATCGATAAGGACAGTATAGATGATGATGTGAGAGAGCAGATAACCTATGGAAATTATATGGCGGGTATCTCTTATAACAACACTGTTTTAGGTCATATATACTCTATGGAGGAGAAAAATTATCACGAGGAAAACATTCAGCAGGAAAAAAACAGGGTCTTTATATCTGAAGCCCAGGGATTTTCATCAGATAAAATTTTTAAAAAAATGATGGAAGTTGCCTTTGCAATGGGAAGTGATATAAAGGAGATCGATGAAGACACTGCCATGTCCTTTGTGATGGATGAGATAAAAAAGCTTTCTGACAAGGTGGGTATTCCTTGCGGAATGAGTAAAGACGAGAGGGTTATATTTGGTAAGGGAAGACTATAG
- the msrB gene encoding peptide-methionine (R)-S-oxide reductase MsrB, giving the protein MNHLFAFIFLIFSAFAFSMDFSSFEKPKDSELKKTLTDLQYKVTQKNGTERPFDNEYWDNKREGIYVDIVSGEPLFSSKDKYKSGTGWPSFTKPLAEENIVTKRDFSLFMIRTEVRSKYGDSHLGHLFKDGPAPTGLRYCLNSASLRFIPKEDMEEKGYGEFLKEFEE; this is encoded by the coding sequence ATGAACCACTTATTTGCATTTATATTTCTTATTTTTTCAGCTTTTGCTTTTTCCATGGATTTTTCATCCTTTGAGAAACCCAAAGACTCAGAACTAAAAAAAACCCTAACCGATCTTCAGTACAAGGTCACTCAGAAAAACGGCACAGAAAGACCCTTTGACAATGAATACTGGGACAACAAAAGAGAGGGTATCTATGTAGACATAGTTTCAGGAGAACCTCTTTTTTCTTCTAAGGATAAATATAAATCAGGTACAGGGTGGCCTAGCTTCACAAAACCCCTTGCAGAAGAAAACATAGTCACCAAGAGAGATTTTTCCCTTTTTATGATAAGGACAGAGGTTCGAAGCAAGTATGGAGATTCCCACCTAGGACACCTTTTCAAAGATGGACCAGCTCCTACTGGACTCCGTTATTGCCTAAACTCTGCATCACTTCGTTTTATTCCAAAAGAAGATATGGAAGAAAAAGGATACGGAGAATTTTTGAAAGAATTTGAAGAATAA
- the recR gene encoding recombination mediator RecR, with translation MATKSLERLIDEFNKLPGIGRKSATRLAFHVLEMEDIEVNQFAEAIKNVKSSVKKCVICGNFGEEETCDVCRDEYRSGEIICVVEDTRDIVSFEKAKKYRGRYHVLNGKIDPLNGMTPDKLNIKSLVERVASEDVKEVILAMNPDLEGETTAMYLTNLLKPFGIKVTKIASGIPIGGNIEFSDTATISKALEGRREL, from the coding sequence ATGGCTACTAAATCCCTTGAAAGATTGATAGATGAATTTAATAAACTCCCTGGAATAGGAAGGAAAAGTGCAACCAGACTTGCATTTCATGTGTTGGAGATGGAGGATATAGAGGTAAATCAGTTTGCAGAGGCTATAAAAAATGTGAAATCTTCGGTGAAAAAATGTGTGATCTGCGGAAATTTCGGAGAAGAGGAAACCTGCGATGTGTGCAGAGATGAGTATAGAAGCGGTGAGATAATCTGTGTGGTAGAGGACACCAGAGACATAGTTTCCTTTGAGAAGGCTAAGAAGTATAGGGGAAGATATCATGTCTTAAACGGTAAGATAGATCCTCTAAACGGTATGACTCCAGATAAGCTAAATATAAAATCCCTTGTAGAAAGGGTGGCATCTGAAGATGTAAAGGAGGTCATACTTGCTATGAACCCAGATCTCGAGGGGGAGACTACGGCAATGTATCTGACAAACCTCCTAAAGCCCTTTGGAATCAAGGTCACTAAGATAGCCAGTGGAATTCCTATAGGTGGAAACATAGAGTTTTCAGATACGGCCACCATATCAAAGGCACTAGAGGGAAGAAGGGAGCTTTAA
- the ald gene encoding alanine dehydrogenase, translating to MKIGVPKEIKNNENRVGLIPASVAQLVADGHQLFIETSAGIGVGISDEDYIKAGAQMLDSLEEVFETADMIIKVKEPQPREIACLKPNHLLYTYLHLAADKPQTEGLMASGATCIAYETIVLEDKSIPLLAPMSEVAGRMATQMGAFYLQENQGGKGILIGGVPGTKRANCVILGAGVAGQNALQMAVGLGADCTIIDLDIHKLRYLDDIYGNKIKTIYSNSHNIEEAVVNADLVIGTVLIPGAKAPKLVTREHIKKMQPGTVLVDVAIDQGGCFETSKATTHAEPIFFVDDVLHYCVANMPGAFARTSTYALNNATLKYARALAGMDIHQACKKYPELINGINVIDGKLVYEQVAKDLDLKYTPLEDVCK from the coding sequence ATGAAAATAGGTGTACCTAAAGAGATTAAAAACAACGAAAACAGAGTAGGTCTTATTCCCGCATCGGTGGCTCAACTTGTGGCTGACGGTCACCAGTTATTTATTGAAACCAGTGCAGGTATAGGGGTTGGAATATCTGATGAGGATTATATCAAGGCAGGGGCACAGATGCTAGACTCTTTAGAAGAGGTATTTGAAACTGCAGATATGATCATAAAGGTAAAGGAACCTCAGCCTAGGGAAATAGCCTGTCTAAAGCCAAACCATCTCCTCTATACCTATCTTCACCTAGCTGCAGACAAGCCTCAGACAGAGGGGCTCATGGCATCAGGAGCCACATGTATCGCCTATGAAACCATAGTTTTAGAAGACAAGTCCATTCCCCTCCTTGCACCTATGTCAGAGGTGGCAGGAAGGATGGCGACTCAGATGGGAGCCTTTTATCTCCAGGAAAACCAAGGAGGAAAGGGAATTCTCATAGGAGGGGTACCAGGTACCAAGAGAGCAAACTGTGTGATTTTAGGAGCTGGGGTGGCAGGACAAAATGCCCTTCAGATGGCAGTAGGTTTAGGGGCCGACTGCACTATCATAGACCTTGACATCCATAAATTAAGATACCTAGACGACATCTACGGAAACAAGATAAAAACCATATATTCCAACTCTCATAATATTGAGGAAGCTGTAGTAAATGCCGACCTTGTCATAGGTACTGTACTCATCCCAGGAGCCAAGGCTCCAAAACTTGTGACCAGAGAACATATCAAAAAAATGCAGCCTGGAACCGTCTTAGTTGACGTGGCCATTGACCAGGGAGGGTGTTTCGAGACTTCTAAGGCCACAACACATGCAGAACCTATCTTTTTTGTTGATGATGTCCTTCATTACTGTGTGGCAAACATGCCTGGTGCCTTTGCCAGAACTTCTACCTATGCACTAAACAACGCCACTCTGAAATACGCCAGAGCCTTAGCAGGTATGGATATCCACCAGGCCTGCAAAAAATATCCAGAATTAATCAACGGAATCAATGTAATCGACGGAAAACTAGTCTATGAACAGGTGGCAAAAGATCTAGACCTTAAGTACACCCCTTTAGAAGATGTATGTAAATAA
- the uvrA gene encoding excinuclease ABC subunit UvrA, with the protein MLDKIVIKGAREHNLKNINIDIPKNKFVVITGVSGSGKSSLAFDTIYSEGQRRYVESLSAYARQFIGQMQKPDVDSIEGLSPAISIEQKTTNKNPRSIVGTMTEVYDYMRLLFAHVGTAHCPICGEKVEKQSIEEMVDSILMRFQEGAKIILMSPLVKEKKGTHKNLFINLQKKGFVRVRVNGEVLHLEDEIELDKNKKHTIEVVVDRVVLKKEDKDFISRFTQSVEASTELSGGRVLLSIGGEDYSYSENFVCPNHEEVSIPDINPRLFSFNAPYGACPECNGLGKKLEVDENRLIEDENLSLNNGGIYIPGAAARKGYSWAVFQSMARAFDIDLDKPVKDLSKRELDIVFYGVIGKSFRVDYKGRDFQYHGMKEYEGAIRNLERRYYETASDSMKEEIENKYMIEKICKVCNGKRLKPEVLGVTINEKNIMEICFVSVKEALEFFQNLKLSPKEEMIAKEILKEIRERLSFMINVGLDYLSLARETKTLSGGESQRIRLATQIGSGLTGVLYVLDEPSIGLHQRDNNKLLTTLNRLKDLGNTLIVVEHDEDTMFQADYIFDLGPGAGRFGGEIVAKGTPKQIMRSKKSLTGKYLNKNIKIETPEKRRKWKKSIKLQGASGNNLKNIDVEIPLGVMTLVTGVSGSGKSTLINQTLFPLLFNMLNKGKLYPLENKGIKGVEKLDKVIDIDQSPIGRTPRSNPATYTKIFDDIRNLFAETKESKIRGYKKGRFSFNVRGGRCEACQGAGIIKIEMNFLPDVYVECEVCKGKRYNRETLEVTYKGKNISDVLGMSVGEAYEFFEKIPSLERKLRVLMEVGLDYIKLGQPATTLSGGEAQRIKLATELSKVARGHTVYILDEPTTGLHFEDIRKLLEVLNRLVDKGNTVIVIEHNLDVIKTADHIIDIGPEGGDEGGKIIAVGTPEQLIEIEESYTGHYLKKVME; encoded by the coding sequence ATGCTAGATAAAATAGTAATAAAAGGGGCAAGAGAACACAATCTCAAAAATATAAATATAGATATACCTAAAAATAAATTTGTGGTGATAACTGGAGTGAGTGGAAGCGGAAAATCCTCCCTAGCCTTTGATACCATATACTCTGAAGGACAGAGAAGGTATGTAGAAAGCTTATCTGCCTATGCCAGACAGTTTATCGGTCAGATGCAAAAGCCAGATGTGGACAGTATAGAGGGACTTTCCCCTGCCATATCCATAGAACAAAAGACCACCAATAAGAATCCTAGATCTATAGTGGGGACAATGACAGAGGTCTATGACTATATGAGGCTTTTATTTGCCCATGTGGGAACTGCTCATTGTCCTATCTGCGGAGAAAAGGTGGAGAAGCAGAGTATAGAGGAGATGGTAGACAGCATCCTCATGAGATTCCAAGAGGGAGCCAAGATAATACTCATGTCCCCCCTTGTTAAGGAGAAAAAAGGAACCCATAAGAATCTTTTTATCAACCTGCAGAAAAAGGGCTTTGTTAGGGTAAGGGTAAATGGAGAGGTGTTGCATCTCGAGGACGAGATAGAATTAGATAAGAATAAAAAGCACACTATAGAGGTGGTTGTAGACAGGGTAGTTCTAAAAAAAGAGGACAAGGACTTCATAAGCAGATTCACCCAGTCGGTAGAGGCATCTACGGAACTTTCAGGTGGAAGGGTGCTCCTCAGTATAGGGGGGGAAGATTATAGTTATAGTGAAAATTTTGTCTGCCCAAATCATGAGGAAGTGAGTATACCAGATATAAATCCGAGGCTTTTTTCCTTTAATGCACCTTACGGAGCCTGCCCCGAATGTAATGGCCTTGGGAAAAAACTAGAAGTAGATGAAAACAGGCTAATCGAAGATGAAAATCTATCCCTGAATAACGGGGGAATATACATCCCAGGAGCGGCAGCGAGAAAGGGCTATAGCTGGGCTGTCTTTCAGTCTATGGCAAGAGCCTTTGATATAGATTTAGATAAGCCTGTGAAAGATCTTTCTAAAAGAGAACTGGATATAGTTTTTTACGGCGTGATAGGAAAGAGCTTCAGGGTAGATTACAAGGGAAGAGATTTTCAGTATCACGGAATGAAAGAATATGAAGGGGCCATCAGAAACCTAGAGAGAAGATATTATGAGACTGCCTCTGATTCTATGAAAGAAGAGATAGAAAATAAGTACATGATAGAAAAAATTTGCAAGGTATGTAACGGTAAAAGACTCAAGCCTGAGGTCTTGGGAGTCACTATAAATGAAAAAAATATCATGGAAATATGTTTTGTAAGTGTAAAAGAAGCCCTGGAGTTTTTTCAGAATCTCAAGCTAAGTCCAAAAGAGGAGATGATAGCCAAAGAGATACTAAAAGAGATCAGAGAGAGGCTCTCTTTTATGATAAATGTGGGACTAGATTACCTCAGTCTTGCCAGAGAGACCAAGACACTTTCTGGGGGAGAATCCCAGAGAATAAGGCTTGCCACACAGATAGGCTCAGGTCTAACAGGTGTGCTCTATGTATTAGATGAGCCAAGTATCGGTCTTCATCAGAGAGACAACAACAAACTCCTTACAACCTTAAACAGACTAAAAGACTTAGGAAACACCCTTATTGTAGTAGAACATGATGAGGATACTATGTTTCAGGCTGATTATATATTTGATTTAGGTCCCGGTGCAGGAAGGTTTGGGGGAGAGATTGTAGCCAAGGGAACTCCCAAGCAGATCATGAGATCAAAAAAATCTCTAACTGGAAAATATCTAAATAAAAATATCAAAATAGAGACTCCTGAAAAAAGAAGAAAATGGAAGAAAAGTATAAAATTACAGGGAGCTTCGGGGAATAACCTAAAGAATATAGATGTGGAGATACCATTAGGAGTAATGACTCTGGTAACAGGGGTAAGTGGAAGTGGTAAATCCACCCTTATAAATCAGACTCTGTTTCCTCTGCTATTTAACATGCTCAATAAAGGGAAACTTTATCCCCTTGAAAATAAAGGGATAAAAGGAGTGGAAAAGCTAGACAAGGTTATAGATATAGATCAGAGTCCTATAGGAAGGACGCCTAGATCAAACCCGGCAACTTATACTAAAATTTTTGACGACATAAGAAACCTATTTGCAGAAACAAAAGAATCTAAGATTCGTGGATATAAAAAAGGAAGATTTTCATTTAATGTGAGAGGGGGAAGATGTGAGGCCTGCCAGGGAGCCGGGATAATAAAAATAGAGATGAACTTTCTCCCAGATGTATATGTAGAGTGTGAGGTGTGCAAAGGAAAAAGATATAATCGAGAGACCCTAGAAGTAACTTATAAGGGAAAGAATATATCTGATGTACTGGGAATGAGTGTAGGAGAGGCCTATGAGTTCTTTGAAAAGATACCCTCTCTTGAGAGAAAACTAAGGGTTCTCATGGAAGTGGGCTTAGACTATATAAAACTCGGCCAGCCTGCCACCACCCTTTCTGGTGGAGAAGCTCAGAGGATAAAACTAGCCACAGAGCTCTCAAAAGTTGCCAGGGGCCACACTGTCTATATCTTAGACGAGCCTACAACAGGACTTCATTTTGAGGATATCAGAAAATTACTAGAGGTACTAAATAGGCTGGTGGACAAGGGAAATACGGTAATTGTAATCGAACACAATCTCGACGTTATCAAAACAGCAGACCATATAATCGATATAGGGCCTGAAGGTGGAGATGAAGGTGGAAAGATAATAGCAGTGGGAACACCTGAGCAGCTTATAGAGATAGAGGAAAGTTATACAGGGCATTATCTGAAAAAAGTGATGGAATAG